In Rubrobacter radiotolerans DSM 5868, a genomic segment contains:
- a CDS encoding PepSY domain-containing protein, whose product MQRRKFLLWVTAIGVAILNVAGLVAIASGSASLGRLSTASPGSEPEIQIEDPRYDELRGESLDGSHSGIREAPEKLPENDPLPSAGSTFSGVESGPAPVAAPAGAVSPATPRLRTLLDRASLDLEEAGNVALDQSGGRLVEAALESSDGDPVYEIEALGEDGNLKGFRVDGRTGSILSREIKSNGDSDEALYLLRSVKIDQEQLERAVSGVAPGELTRVALKSHDGAPVFEVETLAKEDKLYKVRVDARSGAVISYGVLRNAPRQTAKAPAKTG is encoded by the coding sequence TTGCAGAGAAGGAAGTTCCTGCTTTGGGTGACGGCTATCGGCGTCGCCATCCTCAATGTTGCGGGTCTGGTCGCGATCGCGAGCGGCAGCGCCTCGCTCGGGCGTCTCAGCACGGCCTCGCCCGGCTCCGAGCCTGAGATCCAGATCGAAGACCCGCGATACGACGAGCTGCGCGGGGAGTCCCTGGACGGTTCGCACTCCGGCATCAGAGAGGCGCCGGAGAAACTCCCGGAGAACGACCCTCTCCCGTCGGCCGGCTCGACCTTCTCCGGCGTCGAGTCGGGGCCGGCCCCGGTCGCCGCCCCGGCCGGTGCAGTCTCTCCCGCGACCCCGAGGCTCCGAACGTTGCTCGACCGCGCAAGCCTGGACCTTGAAGAGGCCGGGAACGTCGCGCTCGACCAGAGCGGCGGCCGGCTCGTCGAGGCAGCCCTTGAGAGCTCCGACGGAGATCCGGTCTACGAGATCGAAGCGCTCGGCGAGGACGGCAACCTCAAGGGGTTCCGGGTAGACGGCCGGACGGGTTCGATCCTCTCACGCGAGATAAAAAGCAACGGGGACTCCGATGAGGCGCTCTACCTGCTGAGGAGCGTGAAGATAGACCAGGAACAACTGGAGAGGGCCGTCTCGGGCGTCGCTCCCGGCGAACTCACGAGAGTCGCGTTGAAGTCCCATGACGGCGCTCCCGTCTTTGAAGTCGAGACGCTCGCCAAAGAAGACAAGCTCTACAAGGTCCGGGTCGACGCCCGGAGCGGCGCCGTCATCTCCTACGGGGTTCTCCGGAATGCGCCCCGGCAGACGGCGAAAGCGCCCGCAAAGACCGGCTAG
- a CDS encoding sensor histidine kinase, which produces MPVRWLLTLFNALAIGTILVILGLALLFFFERALINGLQETVQNRAYSAAESVLAADADEVLDPDGVENLTLEGVFIVVRDAEGGVISQTAALSTNVPENDRVWRAALEADLPAAGTTRLSSEAPEYVYAIPVSPAGNDARVVEAGASYGSVSEALVEIRRVLAAGILIALLFAVLGAYFLARAALAPVDAVTKAASAIGDGNLSKRLPVENPRDEIGRLALAINALLARLQAAFERREEALARQRRFVADAGHELRTPLTSISGYAGVLKRWGLEDRKTANESVEAIERESRRMQDFVEDLLTLARGDEKPRMKFEETDLAALAREATEDARATADSDLAIDFEAPERGVRACLDPAKVRQVASILLDNAVKYTGPGGRVQVRAFRRDGYAVLEVTDTGVGIPPEHLPLVFERFHRVDGSRSGGGSGLGLSIARQIADLHGGDIEVQSTPGRGSSFRLLLPAREDP; this is translated from the coding sequence CCCTGATAAACGGCCTCCAGGAGACCGTCCAGAACCGGGCCTACAGCGCCGCCGAGAGCGTACTCGCGGCGGACGCGGACGAGGTCCTGGACCCGGACGGCGTGGAGAACCTGACGCTCGAAGGGGTCTTTATCGTTGTTCGGGACGCAGAGGGGGGTGTGATCTCCCAGACCGCCGCGCTCTCGACAAACGTCCCGGAGAACGACCGGGTCTGGCGTGCCGCCCTCGAGGCGGACCTCCCGGCCGCCGGGACGACGCGCCTCTCCTCCGAAGCCCCCGAGTACGTCTACGCGATCCCCGTCTCCCCGGCAGGCAACGACGCCCGCGTCGTCGAGGCCGGAGCCTCCTACGGGAGTGTCTCCGAGGCGCTGGTCGAGATCCGGCGCGTCCTTGCCGCAGGCATCCTTATCGCGTTGCTCTTCGCCGTGCTTGGAGCGTACTTTCTCGCCCGCGCGGCGCTCGCCCCGGTGGATGCCGTAACAAAGGCGGCGAGCGCCATCGGCGACGGGAACCTCTCGAAGAGGCTCCCGGTAGAGAACCCGCGCGACGAGATCGGCCGCCTCGCCCTCGCCATAAACGCCCTGCTCGCCCGCCTGCAGGCGGCCTTCGAGCGGCGGGAGGAGGCGCTCGCCCGCCAGAGACGTTTCGTCGCCGACGCCGGACACGAGCTGCGCACGCCGCTGACCTCGATCTCCGGCTACGCCGGAGTTCTGAAGCGCTGGGGCCTTGAGGACAGAAAGACCGCCAACGAGAGCGTCGAGGCGATAGAGCGCGAGTCCAGGCGGATGCAGGACTTTGTCGAGGACCTCCTGACCCTTGCCCGCGGGGACGAGAAGCCCCGGATGAAATTCGAGGAGACGGACCTCGCCGCCCTTGCGCGCGAGGCAACAGAGGACGCTCGCGCAACGGCCGACAGCGACCTTGCAATCGACTTCGAAGCCCCGGAGCGCGGGGTGAGGGCCTGTCTCGACCCGGCGAAGGTCCGGCAGGTCGCCTCGATACTCCTCGACAACGCCGTGAAGTACACGGGGCCGGGAGGAAGGGTCCAGGTTCGCGCCTTCAGGCGCGACGGCTACGCGGTGCTTGAGGTCACGGACACGGGCGTGGGCATCCCGCCGGAGCACCTCCCGCTCGTCTTCGAGCGGTTCCACCGCGTGGACGGCTCGCGCTCGGGGGGCGGCTCGGGCCTCGGGCTCTCTATTGCAAGGCAGATAGCGGACCTCCACGGCGGCGACATCGAGGTCCAGAGCACACCGGGTCGGGGCTCTTCCTTCAGGCTGCTCCTCCCGGCAAGAGAAGATCCTTAG